TGGCGCAACATTATCCGGAACGCACCTTAATATTTACCGCTGATAATGCCACAGTTTATCGAATTTCCCAAGAATTTTTAATTCCTGCTATTACTTATCAAACCCCTGTTAAAGAACGACACGAAATTTTAACCAAGTTTCGAGAAGGAGAATATAAAACTTTAGTAGCTTCTCACGTATTAAATGAAGGTGTTGATGTTCCAGCAGCTAGTATTGCCATTATTTTATCCGGTACTGGTTCCCCTAGAGAATACATTCAAAGATTAGGTCGCATTTTGCGAAAAGGAGAAGATAAAAATAAACGTGCTTTACTTTATGAAGTGATTACCGAAAACACCAGTGAAGAAAACACTTCCGAACGACGGCGAGGAGTAGAGAAAAAGAACGAACCACCCAAACGCAAAGTACGCCAACCAAAAGAAGAAGAAAAAGAACAGCAACTAGAGCTTTTTCCTGCTAAACCGATTTATGAGATTGGCAAAAAGAGTACTTATCTAGCCGCCGAACCAAAAGCCAAATGGGGAGAAAAATCTCCTAAATCGCCAGAAGATTCAGAAGAAAATAATTTAATGTAAAATAATCCACAAAAACTCTATCTATTCACAAAAAAATTACCTCTACATCTGTGTTAATCTGTGGACATCTGTGGTAAAAAAAAATCCCTATAGTAATTTTACAAAAACAAGATGTTACCAAGCGAACTATTAATTTACCGATACACTGGCGAAACCATTATCCCCAAACGCCTAAAAATTGACGATCGCAATTTAGAAATGGCGATCGATCTAATTAATTGCTTCCAAGAATCTGTCGGTAAAAGACAAGGAGAATTAGATAGCCAATTGTTAGAATTAGAAGGCGATCGACCTGAATATCGCATTCTCAGAGGATTCGTTCATATCCTCAAAAGTAGCTTCTCTACCTTTGAGATTGTCAGTCCTTTAGAACCCCTAGAATTGCGTCAGAAAGTATTTGCTTTATCTGCCAGATCCGTTCCCAGTTCCCACTCATCACTAGAAGTTCTCGACGTTTTAGCAAATAAACTCAGTCAAGAATTAAAAAAAGAAGTTTTACCAGATCACATCCGTGCAGGTTTGTATGCAGATTTGCAAGAAAATCGCATTTTAACCCAATTCGATCCACCAACTCCAGAAGCGGTTTTACATAGATATAATTTATCACAAGTGCAAGGTATTTTCTATCGCGCCAGTCAATTAACTTTAAACGCTCATCGCAATGTTCCAGGCGAATATAAATTACTATTTCGCTATCTGAAATTATTTCAATTGATGGCATATATTGAAGGAGATGCGGATCATGGTTTTACCATTACCATTGATGGGCCAACAAGTTTATTTAAACCTAGTACGAGATATGGATTAGCGATCGCAAAACTCATCCCCGCATTATTGCACGTTACCAAATGGAGTCTCAACGCCACTTTACAAACTAGAGATATCTATACTGGTAAAGACAAAACTGGTAAATTTTCCCTCAATTCTGATTGTGGATTAGAAACTCATTATCCCCCAGGTAAACCTTATGACAGTATGTTAGAAGCATCTTTTGCTAACCGTTGGGAAAGTTTAAAAACAGATTGGGTTTTAGAGAGAGAAGTCGATTTAATTCCCATTCCCGGTAGCGTGATCATTCCCGATTTCCGCTTAGTACATCCCGATGGCAGAAGTTATTTATTAGAAATAGTTGGTTATTGGCGTCCTGAGTATTTGCAAAAGAAATTTGCTCAGGCGAGAAAGGCAGAAAGTGACAATTTAATTTTGGCTGTTTCAGAAAGATTAAACTTAGAAAATGCTGGTGTAAAGGTGAAGGATACACCAGCTAAAATCATCTGGTTTAAGGATAAATTATCACCGAAGGCAGTGTTAGAAGTGTTAGAATAATTTAATCAGTACTGGAGGTAGAAATGAACTTACAACTAATCAGACGAAAATTTACGGTAAGTCAGTATCACCAAATGGCTGATGCTGGTATTCTAAATGAAAATGACCGAGTGGAATTGATTCGAGGAGAAATAGTTGAAATGACACCAATCGGTAGAAGACACGCTGCTTGTGTAAATAGATTAGTTAGATTATTTATCCAACTTCTTGGAGATAGCATCATACTTTCTCCCCAAAATCCAATTGAATTAGACAATAACTCTCAACCTCAACCAGATATAGTATTGCTACAACCTCGTCCGGACTTCTATGAATCGCGACTTCCGCAACCGCAAGATATTATTTTATTAGTAGAAGTTGCAGATACAACAGTAGAAAGCGATCGAAATATTAAAATACCCCTTTATGCTGAAAATGGAATTAGAGAAACTTGGTTAGTAAATATTAATGAAGAATGGGTCGAAGTTTATCGAGAACCATCAACAACAGGGTATCAAAACGTACAGAGATTTCAGCGAGGGGAAAGTTTATCTATACTGGCTTTTCCCGATCTTAATCTGACTGTAGATGAAATTTTAGGGTAAGATATATTTTATTGAAAAAATGTTTTTAACTCAAAAATCAAACCAATTTTTCTTTTCTACATAAAGTTCTCTCAGCTCTGTCAATATTTCTTCAGATAAGAGGGATTTCACCATATTTACGATTGTTCCCCACTCGAACAACTCCATCACTGATAAGGCATTTTTAAATCGAATGGTGTAAAATTTTTGCCATAATTCCTGCGCTGGCTTTTTGTGCCAACGTTTCCGCCAAAAAACGAAATCCGACGATGTGGGAGGATTTACTGCCAAAATTGGGGAAAAATCAGCATAGCTGACAAATCTACTCACTCCTTTTCCATGTACGTGAACGACATAACGCAAGCAGGTGATGCGATAAACATTTTCTAGCGCGAGATGAAACATCAGCGCAACTGCTTCTTCGGTGATGAATCTTGCTAAGGGGTGCAGGATTGGTGACTTGTGGAGGATTTTCGATTCTCGAATCTTCCACCATGATTCTTGGCAAATGCTTTGCGATCTCTCCTCTGGAGTTGATACCATAGTAGTTAGCCTTTGTTAGTTGAACTCTGTTGACTAATTTGGTTTAGTTAGCCTTTGTTAGTTGAACTCTGTTGACTAATTTGGGGAAATTTAGTGTTCGCCCTTGAGTTTGACAGACTATGGGGGGCGATCACTTTTAAGATATGATTATTTTAAGTTGCAGTTGCACCGTAGTCAAGCATGGGTCTAGTCAGGCTAAAAATTCGAGAATTGGCAGCAGAGAAAGGCTGGACGCTTAAGGAAGTATCTGATCGTTCTGGTGTTTTATACAATACGGTCAAAAGCTACGCTCGTCGTCCCGAAATGTCAATGGTTGACTTTACCGCTATTCATAAACTGGCGCGAACGTTTAATGTAAAGATCGAGGATTTGGTAGAAATTTTGGAGGAATAGGCGATCGCTCATTCCTCCTAATCTATCGTTAGTGTATCTTTTTCGTTTAAGCAGGTCAATACTAATTTAAGCACGTTACATAATATCGAAAAGAAATGCTAAGATTTAGGCGTTGTCCTTCGTTTACGATATTTTGTGCCTAGAGCAAGTACGGCGATCGGTGTTAGCCCGATCATTAAAGATATAGTTCAAAAAAAAGCGCGATCATCTCGATTGACGCTAAAAGAAGTTATCCTGATGGGAATGTTAGCGATCGATGAATTAGACGATCAACGTCGTCAAGAGCTAGCTGATAAGGTGCATCAGATGCAAGTTAATGGAGAAATTTGAGGAGTAGTTGACGAAAAGGTAGATGAAATGCGATCGCTCTCAGGGATCGATCTAGAAATAGGCGATCGCACTTATTTAAATATTAGACATTTATTGCTTTATCTTTTCCTTTGCTATATATGCTCTTAGCCAATTTAAAGACCGTTTAGCACCCAGCTTTTTCTGCATATCCTCTAGAGAATTGTAAGGACGGTTATCCTTAATCAATCGTGCGTATCCATCCTTAACACCTGGTATTAAAGTCAGATTAGCTTTTGTATTGTTAATGAAATCTAAAAACTTTGTAACATCTTGAGGCTCTACTACTCTTTCATTAAGCTTCGATTGCAAAAGAGCTTGTTCAATAACTCTTTCAGATTCAGGTTGTTTAGCTGCTATTAAGAATACCCAAATTCGCTCAACATTTGCTGTTAATGCGGCTTGATATATTGGTAATCCAGTTAATAAATGGTATTTATCCTCTTCATCAGTAAGGCAAACTAGAGGAAGAACAGGGTTAAAACCTAGTTCTTCTTTATCCAGACTTTTAGAAATTTTTACTATAACATTTTTTGCAGTAATTGAACTGGTTTGTGAAACTTCTATTTGATTCAAAACCATTAATCTTGGTTGACTTTGTATATCCTTGATTAGTTTGACCATTTTATACTCCTACAGTACTTTCAATTTTATCTATTTTTTTCACTATTTCTTTGGTTAAATTAGCAAATTGGATTGCAACATTACCTGCATTATTATGATTTTCAGCGAACAAAGAAACAGGTTGACGAATGCAAGAAGCCTGCCCAATATAAGTAGATCTTTTGATCTCAGGCAGTATGGTAATATCCTTAAATCTTTTTTGAACTAATTGTTTAATTGTAGTATGAAGCTTGACATTTTCAATCATCATTGGAACAATACCAAGTATAATTCCACGCTTACTCATGTTTGCCTGTATTTCTTTGGCTCGCCTGATAGGAGTTCGTATCCCATAAACAGAAAAGTATTCCATCTGAGATGGGATAACTATATACTGGCAGGCACATAGTCCATTCATTGTCATAGTTGAAGTACTACTTGGAGGCGTGTCAATTATTACATAATCATAATCACCAGCTACTCCTGACCTTTGAAGAGCTTTGTTAAGACGAAGTTGAGGAAATGCGTCAAGAGTAGCAATTGCGTCGTCTACAGTTTTATGGCTACTGGGTAAAACATCAACTGTTCCAGTGCTGCCACTTTTACTCAAGATAGTATTAAGTGAAGAAGGTTTTATATAATCTTTGTAATTAAAGCCTGTTGTGTTGAAGTCTTTTAAAAATTCTACTAGCTCTTTTCTTTTCTCCAACTCGTCCAAAATCTTTTCAAACTCTTCGAGTTTAGATGCTTTGTCAAACTTATCGGCGTAGTTAACTCCCAAAGATAAACTAGCATTCGCTTGCTCGTCCAAATCAACTACTAAAACTCGGTGACCAATTTTTGCCAACTCATAGGCAATGTTAACAACCAAGGTTGTTTTACCTACTCCGCCCTTAGATGTATGAATTGCTATTGTACGCATTTTAACTGTATCCAAAAATGTCTTTAAAAAATCTGCTACACATTGAACTTTCTCAGGATTTTCTATATGGAATTTACATCTTAATTTTGACTGCCATTGTGTAAATTCATATATTTCAATTAAAAATGGATCGATTAATACTCCAAATCTTGTATTTGAGTATTTAAGATATGTCTCAAGTTGAATACGGGCATCATCATCAATCTTTGTTTGAGCCGTCTTAATTTCCACTAAAAAATTGATGTGCCTACTGAAATCCTCTACGAAAAAATCAACCTCCTTTTGAACCCAAACTAAAGAATCTGTTTCAGTTAATTTAGGTACTTTAATTTTAAATTCTGGAATCCAGTGAGAGTAGCCACTCTTACGAGGTAAACCTGCCTTCTCTAGCATTGTTTTAACCAAATGCAAAGATACATAAGCTTCATTATTCCATTCAGAAGACAATTTTGCCACGTTTACGCTCCTCTTCCTGTATTCATTATTCCCAGTAATGGAGTTTGACTAACAGAAGTAAGAAAAAATTTACTTGGCGGTTCTTTAAAAAGGCGTAGTTAATATTAGTAGCAATTTTAATCCCCAAACAAAAATCCCCCGCCCGGAGGCAGGGGATTTTCTAATTACCTAACAGCTAAGTTATTCAATTAAGAAGATCAACCGAACTTACCAGCAGTAGAGGCAATTAGGAATGCTGCGTAGGTGAGGATGTAGCCAACGGTGAAGTGAGCTAGACCAACCAAACGAGCTTGAACGATCGACAGAGCAACTGGCTTGTCCTTCCAGCGAACTAAGTTTGCCAGAGGAGTGCGCTCGTGTGCCCAAACAATAGTTTCGATCAACTCTTGCCAGTAACCGCGCCAGCTAATCAGGAACATGAAGCCAGTAGCCCAAACCAGGTGTCCGAAGAGGAACATCCAAGACCAGACTGCCAGGTTGTTCATGCCGTAGGGGTTGTACCCGTTGATCAGCTGAGAAGAATACAGCCAGAGGTAGTCGCGCAGCCAGCCCATTAAGTAAGTAGAAGACTCGTTGAACTGAGCTACGTTGCCTTGCCAAATACCTAGATGCTTCCAGTGGAAGTAGAAGGTTACCCAACCAATGGTGTTGAGCATCCAGAACATAGCGAGGTAGAAAGAGTCCCAAGCAGAGATGTCGCAAGTACCGCCACGGCCAGGGCCATCACAAGGGAAGGCATAACCGAAGTCTTTCTTATCGGGCATCAGCTTAGAACCGCGTGCATCCAACGCACCTTTGACCAAGATCAAGGTGGTGGTGTGCAGACCTAGTGCGATCGCGTGGTGAACCAAGAAATCGCCAGGGCCAATAGTTAAGAACAAAGAGTTGGTACCGGAATTGATCGCATCCAACCAGCCGGGTAACCAAACGTTGCCGTGGTTAGGCCAAGCGGTAGAAGCAATGCTATCGGGATTGGACAACAGAGTGTCCATACCGTAGAGCAGTTTCCCGTGAGCAGACTGAATGAACTGAGCGAATACAGGTTCGATCAGGATTTGCTTTTCAGGAGTGCCGAAGGCAACTACTACGTCGTTGTGTACGTACAGACCCAAGGTATGGAAGCCCAGGAACAGAGACACCCAACTCAGGTGAGAGATGATCGCCTCTTTGTGCTGCAATACGCGATCGAGAACGTTACCTTTATTTTGTTCGGGGTCGTAGTCCCGCACCCAGAAGATTGCTCCGTGGGCGAAAGCACCGACCATCAGGAAACCAGCAATGTACTGGTGGTGAGTGTACAGCGCTGCTTGCGTTGTGAAGTCCTGTGCCAAGAAAGCATAGGGAGGCAGCGAGTACATATGTTGCGCGACCAGAGAGGTTATAACACCCAAACAAGCCAGGTGCCAGCCTAACTGGAAGTGCAGGGAGTTGTTGTAGGTGTCGTAAATGCCTTGGTGAGGCAAGTTAAACGGCCCTTCAACTTTGATGCCAAAGAAATCCTTGGCATTCATCATTTCTTTGATGCTGTGACCGATTCCGAAGTTCGTGCGGTACATATGACCGGCCACGATGAACAGAACTGCGATCGCCAAGTGGTGATGAGCGATATCAGTCAGCCACAGAGATTGGGTTTCGGGATGAAAACCACCTAAGAAGGTGAGAATTGCAGTTCCAGACCCTTGAGCCGTACCAAATACGTGGTCAGCAGTATCTGGGTTTTGAGCGTAAACTCCCCAGTTACCAGTGAAGAAAGGTGCTAAACCAGCTGGGTGCGGCAGGGTGCTGAGGAAGTTATCCCAACCTACGTGCTGTCCGCGAGCTTCGGGGATCGCAACGTGAACCAAGTGACCTGTCCAAGCCAGAGAGCTAACGCCGAACAAACCAGCTAAGTGGTGATTGAGGCGGGACTCAGCACTCTTGAACCAAGAGAGGCTGGGACGGAACTTAGGTTGTAGGTGGAGCCAACCAGCAAACAGGAAGACTGCTGAGAGTACGAGGAGGAACAGTGCACCTTGATACAGGTCACCGTTTGTCCGCATACCGATGGTGTACCACCACTGGTAAAGACCGGAGTAAGAAATGTTTACCGGATAGTTAGCGCCAGCTTGAGTGAACGCATCAACTGCCGGAGCGCCAAATTGCGGGTCCCAAATTGCGTGAGCAATGGGTCGTATATTTAGCGGGTCTTTAATCCACTGTTCAAAATTTCCTTGCCATGCGACGTGGAACAGGTTACCGGAAGTCCACAGGAAGATGATTGCTAAGTGGCCGAAGTGAGAGGCGAAAATCTTTTGGTAAAGATTTTCCTCTGTCATGCCATCGTGACTTTCAAAATCGTGTGCGGTGGCAATCCCGTACCAAATCCGTCTTGTAGTTGGATCTTGAGCTAGATCCTGGCTAAATTTGGGGAATTTAGTTGCCATAGGTCTTAGAGTATCCTCCTCGGCCTCATCCTAGTGAGAGTGTGCGAGCCAGGAAGAACGCCCATGTAGTAGCGATTCCTCCCAGGAGGTAGTGAGCCACCCCCACAGCCCGACCCTGAACGATGCTCAGAGCGCGAGGCTGAATTGATGGGGCAACTTTTAGCTTATTGTGTGCCCAAACAATGGATTCGATCAACTCTTGCCAGTAGCCGCGACCGCTGAACAAGAACATCAAGCTAAATGCCCATACGAAGTGAGCGCCCAAGAAGATCAGACCGTAAGCAGACAATGGCGTGCCGTAGGACTGAATTACTTGAGAAGCTTGAGCCCACAGGAAGTCGCGCAACCAACCGTTGATAGTCAGAGCGCTTTGGGCAAAGTTACCGCCCGTGATGTGAGCTACTGTACCATCTGGATCGACAGTTCCCCAGACATCGGATTGCATCTTCCAACTGAAGTGGAAAAGTACCACCGAGAGGCTGTTATACATCCAGAACAGACCCAGGAATACGTGGTCCCAACCAGATACTTGGCAGGTGCCGCCGCGACCGGGGCCATCACAGGGGAAGCGGAAGCCCAAGTTAGCTTTGTCTGGAATCAGACGAGAGCTACGGGCAAACAGAACGCCCTTAAGCAGAATCAGAACGGTGACGTGAATGGTGAAGGCATGGATGTGGTGAACTAAGAAGTCCGCCGTACCCAATGCGATCGGCATCATTGCCACCTTACCACCTACAGCAACGATACCGCCGCCGAAGGCATAGCTAGCAGGCTGAAGCGCGTTAGGAGCGGTAGAGCCTGGAGCTAAAGTGTGGATATTTTGAACCCATTGTGCAAAGACTGGTTGCAGTTGGATGGCCGTATCCGAGAACATATCTTGGGGACGACCAAATGCCCGCATGGTGTCGTTATGGACGTATAAGCCAAAGCTGTGGAAGCCCAGGAACATACACACCCAGTTCAGGTGAGAGATGATGGCGTCCCGGTGACGGAGAACGCGATCGAGGAGGTTGTTTTGGTTCACTACCGGATCGTAGTCCCGAACCATGAAGATGGCACCGTGAGCGGCTCCACCAACGATCAGGAATCCACCGATCCACATATGGTGAGTGAATATGGACAACTGCGTAGCATAATCAACCGCTAAGTATGGATACGGAGGCATCGCATACATATGTTGAGCGACGATTATGGACAGCGACCCCATCATGGCTAAGTTAATAGCCAATTGAGCGTGCCAGGAAGTAGTGAGTACTTCGTAGAGACCTTTATGACCTTCTCCAGTGAAGGGGCCTTTGTGGTTCTCTAGAATTTCCTTCATGCTGTGGCCGATACCCCAGTTTGTCCGGTACATATGGCCAGCAATGATGAACAGAACGGCGATCGCCAAATGGTGGTGTACGGTATCTGTCAACCACAAGCTTCCGGTAACCGGATTCAAGCCGCCCTTGAAGGTTAGGAAATCAGCATACTGTCCCCAATCCAAGGTGAAGAAAGGCACTAATCCTTTCGAGAAACTGGGATACAGTTGCGCCATCAAGTCGCGGTTGAGAATGAACTCGTGGGGCAGGGGAATATCTCCCGGAGCCACACCAGCATCCAGTAGCTTGTTCGCTGGCAAGGATACGTGAATCTGGTGGCCAGCCCAACCTAGTGAGCCTAGACCCAACAGCCCTGCCAAGTGGTGGTTCATCATCGACTCCACATTCTGGAACCATTCCAGTTTGGGAGCGCGTTTGTGGTAGTGGAACCAACCAGCAAACAGCATCAGGGCTGCCATTACCAGACCGCCGATCGCGGTGCAGTAAAGCTGGAAGCTATTGGTGAAGCCAGCCGCACGCCACATATAGAACAGACCGGAAGTGATCTGAATCCCGTGGAAACCGCCGCCGACATCAGCATTGAGAATCTGTTGGCCTACGATCGGCCATACCACCTGAGCACTGGGTTTAATACCAGTGGGGTTGGTTAGCCAAGCTTCGTAGTTCGAGAATTTAGCGCCATGAAAATACATGCCGCTTAACCAGACAAAAATGACAGCCAAGTGACCGAAGTGAGCGCTGAATATCTTGCGCGAAACATCTTCTAAATCACTGGTATGGGTATCGAAATCATGGGCGAGGGCGTGAAGATTCCAAATCCAGGTGGTGGTTTTGGGGCCTCTGGCTAAAGTGCGATCGAAGTGTCCTGGTTGAGACCACTTTTCAAAGGAAGTGGGAACCGGATCTTTATCGACTACTACTCTTACCTTTGCTTCTCGCTCCGGAGGACTAATCGTCATGAAGACTCTCCTCTCTCTTTACAAGGCACGAGGGTTGATCCAAATGAACTTTGAGGATAGACGGTAGAAACCTCACTAATTCAAGCAACGAGGAATGCCCCAGAGGAATTAACTCTTGTTAGGCCCCCTTCATTGCGAGGGTGAGTTTCTTTTGATGAATTATAGGGCTAGCTTCCCAACCTATTCTTCAGCACTTAACAATAATTCAAATTGGCTAGAGCGCAGACATACATTAGTTTTTACCCTATATCTCCTGGTTAAAAAGTCAAGGGGTATTTATATTTACTTTACAAAACTAAATAATTAGTTAAGATTAACAACTTATTTAAGGTAGGAAAAAGGCCACCATTAGAAGGGGTTGAGCCTTTTGGGATATATTCTCCTATGGACGGCTTGCAGAGAATTTTATTGTTGCTTATTTAGGAGTATTAAAAAGTGTTCGATCTGAAATGGCCCCATAGGGGTATAAAAAAATTAGTTAGCAGCTTAATGGTACTAGCGTTAATTTTTTGTCTGGCCAGTTGTAACGATCGCACCAGTATCAGCCAGTCATCTCAAAAAAGTAATCCCGCCCCAACTAGAAACATCCCTAAAATTGCCGAAGTTTCTCCTCCTAGCACTATTCAAGAACTACGCCAAGTATTAGAAAGTTACCGCCCCCAGGTAAAAATTCTCAGCCCCGGATCTGGTGAAGTACTGCAAGATAACACCGCTACAGTCAAACTCCAAGTAGAGGATTTACCAATCTTCAAGAACGCCCGACTAGGTTTAGGCCCACATCTCCACGTCTTTTTAGACAACCGACCCTACGTAGCAGTTTACGACCTAAACGAGCCTTTAATCTTTAAAGACTTAGAACCAGGTACTCATACATTAAGAGTTTTTGCTTCTCGTCCTTGGCATGAAAGTTTCAAAAATCAGGGAGCATATGCCCAAATTACATTTCATATACTTACTAAGACAGATGACAATAATCCCGACCTCGAAGAGCCACTACTAACTTATAGCCGCCCCCAAGGT
The sequence above is drawn from the Leptolyngbyaceae cyanobacterium genome and encodes:
- a CDS encoding DUF790 family protein; amino-acid sequence: MLPSELLIYRYTGETIIPKRLKIDDRNLEMAIDLINCFQESVGKRQGELDSQLLELEGDRPEYRILRGFVHILKSSFSTFEIVSPLEPLELRQKVFALSARSVPSSHSSLEVLDVLANKLSQELKKEVLPDHIRAGLYADLQENRILTQFDPPTPEAVLHRYNLSQVQGIFYRASQLTLNAHRNVPGEYKLLFRYLKLFQLMAYIEGDADHGFTITIDGPTSLFKPSTRYGLAIAKLIPALLHVTKWSLNATLQTRDIYTGKDKTGKFSLNSDCGLETHYPPGKPYDSMLEASFANRWESLKTDWVLEREVDLIPIPGSVIIPDFRLVHPDGRSYLLEIVGYWRPEYLQKKFAQARKAESDNLILAVSERLNLENAGVKVKDTPAKIIWFKDKLSPKAVLEVLE
- a CDS encoding Uma2 family endonuclease, coding for MNLQLIRRKFTVSQYHQMADAGILNENDRVELIRGEIVEMTPIGRRHAACVNRLVRLFIQLLGDSIILSPQNPIELDNNSQPQPDIVLLQPRPDFYESRLPQPQDIILLVEVADTTVESDRNIKIPLYAENGIRETWLVNINEEWVEVYREPSTTGYQNVQRFQRGESLSILAFPDLNLTVDEILG
- a CDS encoding helix-turn-helix transcriptional regulator translates to MGLVRLKIRELAAEKGWTLKEVSDRSGVLYNTVKSYARRPEMSMVDFTAIHKLARTFNVKIEDLVEILEE
- a CDS encoding ParA family protein produces the protein MAKLSSEWNNEAYVSLHLVKTMLEKAGLPRKSGYSHWIPEFKIKVPKLTETDSLVWVQKEVDFFVEDFSRHINFLVEIKTAQTKIDDDARIQLETYLKYSNTRFGVLIDPFLIEIYEFTQWQSKLRCKFHIENPEKVQCVADFLKTFLDTVKMRTIAIHTSKGGVGKTTLVVNIAYELAKIGHRVLVVDLDEQANASLSLGVNYADKFDKASKLEEFEKILDELEKRKELVEFLKDFNTTGFNYKDYIKPSSLNTILSKSGSTGTVDVLPSSHKTVDDAIATLDAFPQLRLNKALQRSGVAGDYDYVIIDTPPSSTSTMTMNGLCACQYIVIPSQMEYFSVYGIRTPIRRAKEIQANMSKRGIILGIVPMMIENVKLHTTIKQLVQKRFKDITILPEIKRSTYIGQASCIRQPVSLFAENHNNAGNVAIQFANLTKEIVKKIDKIESTVGV
- the psaB gene encoding photosystem I core protein PsaB → MATKFPKFSQDLAQDPTTRRIWYGIATAHDFESHDGMTEENLYQKIFASHFGHLAIIFLWTSGNLFHVAWQGNFEQWIKDPLNIRPIAHAIWDPQFGAPAVDAFTQAGANYPVNISYSGLYQWWYTIGMRTNGDLYQGALFLLVLSAVFLFAGWLHLQPKFRPSLSWFKSAESRLNHHLAGLFGVSSLAWTGHLVHVAIPEARGQHVGWDNFLSTLPHPAGLAPFFTGNWGVYAQNPDTADHVFGTAQGSGTAILTFLGGFHPETQSLWLTDIAHHHLAIAVLFIVAGHMYRTNFGIGHSIKEMMNAKDFFGIKVEGPFNLPHQGIYDTYNNSLHFQLGWHLACLGVITSLVAQHMYSLPPYAFLAQDFTTQAALYTHHQYIAGFLMVGAFAHGAIFWVRDYDPEQNKGNVLDRVLQHKEAIISHLSWVSLFLGFHTLGLYVHNDVVVAFGTPEKQILIEPVFAQFIQSAHGKLLYGMDTLLSNPDSIASTAWPNHGNVWLPGWLDAINSGTNSLFLTIGPGDFLVHHAIALGLHTTTLILVKGALDARGSKLMPDKKDFGYAFPCDGPGRGGTCDISAWDSFYLAMFWMLNTIGWVTFYFHWKHLGIWQGNVAQFNESSTYLMGWLRDYLWLYSSQLINGYNPYGMNNLAVWSWMFLFGHLVWATGFMFLISWRGYWQELIETIVWAHERTPLANLVRWKDKPVALSIVQARLVGLAHFTVGYILTYAAFLIASTAGKFG
- the psaA gene encoding photosystem I core protein PsaA, with the translated sequence MTISPPEREAKVRVVVDKDPVPTSFEKWSQPGHFDRTLARGPKTTTWIWNLHALAHDFDTHTSDLEDVSRKIFSAHFGHLAVIFVWLSGMYFHGAKFSNYEAWLTNPTGIKPSAQVVWPIVGQQILNADVGGGFHGIQITSGLFYMWRAAGFTNSFQLYCTAIGGLVMAALMLFAGWFHYHKRAPKLEWFQNVESMMNHHLAGLLGLGSLGWAGHQIHVSLPANKLLDAGVAPGDIPLPHEFILNRDLMAQLYPSFSKGLVPFFTLDWGQYADFLTFKGGLNPVTGSLWLTDTVHHHLAIAVLFIIAGHMYRTNWGIGHSMKEILENHKGPFTGEGHKGLYEVLTTSWHAQLAINLAMMGSLSIIVAQHMYAMPPYPYLAVDYATQLSIFTHHMWIGGFLIVGGAAHGAIFMVRDYDPVVNQNNLLDRVLRHRDAIISHLNWVCMFLGFHSFGLYVHNDTMRAFGRPQDMFSDTAIQLQPVFAQWVQNIHTLAPGSTAPNALQPASYAFGGGIVAVGGKVAMMPIALGTADFLVHHIHAFTIHVTVLILLKGVLFARSSRLIPDKANLGFRFPCDGPGRGGTCQVSGWDHVFLGLFWMYNSLSVVLFHFSWKMQSDVWGTVDPDGTVAHITGGNFAQSALTINGWLRDFLWAQASQVIQSYGTPLSAYGLIFLGAHFVWAFSLMFLFSGRGYWQELIESIVWAHNKLKVAPSIQPRALSIVQGRAVGVAHYLLGGIATTWAFFLARTLSLG